The Hymenobacter sp. GOD-10R genome includes a window with the following:
- a CDS encoding SRPBCC family protein produces the protein MPTIQVITTIQAPIERCFNLALSVDLHTVSTHQTQEKVVNGVRSGVLQLGDSVTFRARHFGLWQTLASQVVELSAPTYFCDVMQQGAFKWMRHEHHFEQRNATTIMRDVFAFESPLGWLGKLADVLVLRGYLRSFLQERCAVIKQYAETEGWQEVLQ, from the coding sequence ATGCCAACTATTCAGGTGATTACTACCATCCAGGCGCCGATAGAAAGATGCTTCAACTTAGCGCTAAGCGTCGATCTGCATACGGTTTCCACCCATCAAACCCAGGAGAAGGTTGTAAATGGTGTGCGAAGTGGAGTGTTGCAGCTAGGTGACTCTGTTACATTTCGAGCGCGCCACTTTGGCCTTTGGCAGACTCTTGCTAGTCAGGTTGTGGAACTGAGTGCTCCAACTTATTTCTGTGATGTGATGCAGCAAGGTGCGTTTAAATGGATGCGGCACGAACACCATTTTGAGCAACGTAATGCAACAACCATTATGCGAGATGTATTTGCGTTTGAGTCGCCTCTGGGATGGTTGGGAAAGCTTGCGGATGTACTAGTGTTGAGAGGCTACCTGCGAAGTTTCCTACAAGAGCGGTGCGCCGTGATAAAGCAATACGCCGAAACAGAGGGTTGGCAAGAGGTTCTACAGTAG
- a CDS encoding efflux RND transporter permease subunit, which translates to MPLRKLSYLTLIVLALLSAVSVYHVAHLRFNYNFNDFYPAGDPDLAYYEKYSERFGNDNDFVLLALEAPAGHTVFNGPFLSRVDSLTRFAQRQRNVVHVVSPTNATNPVVEGLGVFNLPYLHPAEPARLQDDSALIYRTPGLVDNLFARDARAITVLIQTSPELKKPAGDSLLTSIKTQLGQLGFAENNYHLAGRLVAQSVFVDRLQWELAVFMSLSVVLVTVLLWFTFRTWWGVVLPLIVVLGAILWGLGLMAACGISIDLMTALLPVMMFVVGMSDTIHIITRYVTELGYGASKKDALLTTIKESGFGSGLSALTTSIGFFTLMTSTIKPIHNFGLFTGISVLLAFVLSFTLLPALLILLRKPQLRTAREDGHSWDGILGRLFRWVLTRRRLVFTTAGLILAGSIFFAMQIRINSALLDDLSDSDPVKQDFRFFDQRFAGVRPFELNLQPAQGRSIYDLAVLQEVEQIENYLKKDYDLRVAASPVTIIKSVRKALNGGGVEEYRLPDSEAELRRIVNKVKLFRKKPEFRALVAPDGSEGRLTGRMPDVGSIRADALNLGLRRFLRQQIDSTVVHTRLTGSANLIDKNNENLTLNMIQGMSIDIVMVVLIVLALFRSLRMTVVVIIPNLVPIIIVAGVMGACGVAMKVSTSIIFTIAFGIAVDDTIHFISKLKLTLLHEPTLFRAVRKTYLMAGKAVIVTSLILVGGFSTLIFSRFDGTFYVGVLIGLTLLFGVVAELTLLPLLILFFYKHKPREIREQVPVLGG; encoded by the coding sequence ATGCCGCTTCGCAAGCTTAGTTACCTCACGCTCATTGTTCTAGCCCTGCTATCGGCTGTGAGCGTGTACCATGTGGCGCACCTGCGCTTCAACTATAATTTCAACGACTTCTACCCTGCTGGTGACCCCGACCTAGCTTACTACGAAAAGTACTCGGAGCGCTTCGGCAACGACAACGATTTTGTGCTGCTGGCCTTAGAAGCGCCAGCGGGCCATACCGTGTTCAACGGACCTTTTCTGAGTCGCGTCGATTCGCTCACGCGTTTTGCGCAGCGGCAGCGCAATGTGGTGCACGTGGTGTCGCCTACCAACGCTACCAATCCGGTCGTGGAAGGGCTTGGGGTGTTCAACCTCCCCTACCTACACCCAGCCGAACCCGCTCGCCTTCAGGATGATTCGGCGCTGATTTATCGCACGCCAGGGCTGGTCGACAATCTGTTTGCCCGCGATGCTCGCGCCATCACGGTGCTAATTCAAACCTCGCCGGAGTTGAAAAAACCGGCAGGTGACTCGCTGCTTACCAGCATCAAGACCCAGCTCGGGCAGCTAGGTTTTGCGGAAAACAACTACCACCTAGCTGGCCGCCTAGTGGCGCAGTCGGTGTTCGTCGACCGGTTGCAGTGGGAGCTAGCCGTGTTCATGTCGCTGTCGGTGGTACTGGTAACGGTGCTGCTGTGGTTCACCTTCCGCACGTGGTGGGGTGTGGTGCTGCCGCTGATCGTGGTGCTGGGCGCTATCCTGTGGGGGCTTGGGCTGATGGCGGCCTGCGGGATCAGCATTGATCTAATGACGGCCTTGCTGCCGGTGATGATGTTCGTGGTGGGCATGTCGGATACTATCCACATCATCACGCGCTACGTGACGGAGCTAGGGTACGGCGCTAGTAAGAAGGACGCGCTGCTCACTACTATCAAGGAATCAGGTTTTGGGTCGGGCCTGTCGGCCCTGACCACCAGCATCGGCTTCTTCACGCTGATGACCAGCACCATCAAGCCGATTCACAACTTCGGGCTGTTCACAGGTATTTCGGTGTTGCTGGCGTTTGTGCTGTCGTTTACGCTACTGCCAGCCTTGCTGATTCTGCTGCGCAAGCCGCAGCTGCGCACGGCGCGTGAAGACGGCCACAGCTGGGATGGCATACTGGGGCGGCTGTTCCGCTGGGTGCTTACCCGGCGGCGGCTGGTGTTCACGACGGCGGGCCTGATCCTAGCCGGCTCGATCTTCTTCGCCATGCAAATTCGCATCAATTCGGCCTTGCTGGATGACTTGTCGGACAGCGACCCGGTGAAGCAGGACTTCCGCTTTTTTGACCAACGTTTCGCCGGGGTGCGGCCGTTTGAGCTGAATTTGCAGCCGGCTCAAGGCCGTAGCATCTACGACCTAGCTGTGCTGCAAGAAGTTGAGCAGATTGAGAATTACTTGAAGAAAGACTACGACCTGCGAGTAGCGGCTTCGCCCGTTACGATCATTAAATCGGTGCGAAAGGCCCTGAATGGCGGTGGAGTAGAAGAATATCGCCTACCCGACTCGGAAGCGGAGCTACGACGGATCGTTAACAAGGTGAAGCTATTCCGCAAGAAGCCGGAGTTCCGCGCCTTGGTGGCGCCCGATGGCAGCGAAGGCCGACTCACCGGCCGCATGCCCGACGTGGGCAGCATCCGCGCCGACGCCCTGAACCTAGGTCTGCGCCGGTTTCTGCGCCAGCAGATCGACTCCACGGTAGTGCACACGCGCCTAACCGGCTCGGCTAACCTCATCGACAAGAACAACGAGAACCTGACGCTGAACATGATTCAGGGCATGAGCATCGACATTGTGATGGTGGTGCTGATTGTGCTAGCCCTGTTCCGGTCGCTGCGCATGACGGTGGTAGTCATCATTCCTAATCTCGTGCCCATCATCATCGTGGCAGGCGTAATGGGGGCTTGCGGAGTGGCAATGAAGGTAAGTACCAGCATCATCTTCACAATTGCCTTCGGCATTGCCGTCGACGATACCATCCACTTCATCAGTAAGCTTAAGCTCACGCTGCTGCACGAGCCCACCTTGTTCCGGGCTGTGCGCAAGACCTATTTGATGGCGGGCAAAGCGGTTATCGTCACGTCATTGATATTGGTGGGTGGCTTCTCCACCCTCATCTTCTCCCGCTTCGACGGCACCTTTTATGTGGGCGTGCTCATCGGCCTCACGCTGCTCTTCGGCGTGGTAGCCGAGCTGACGCTGTTGCCGCTACTGATCTTGTTTTTCTACAAGCATAAGCCCCGCGAAATTCGGGAGCAAGTGCCGGTGTTAGGTGGGTAG
- a CDS encoding serine hydrolase domain-containing protein, with translation MKRLGTLVGLLALFLQIALGQPANGVASAKRNAQVDTVVQRLGRGFMAQPARVGVSVGIIKNGQTYFYNFGEVEKGRDQAPTQHTVYEIASISKTFASLLLAQAIIEQRVKATDDIRKYLGPAYANLAYQGQPIQLIHLANTTSALPDNLPDLTAFYKQVNPDSVAVVANRKLKNYTQQNFYEDLRRAKPDTIPGLVPRHSNGRDAAAGLHSGRRTSDPI, from the coding sequence ATGAAGCGTCTTGGTACTCTTGTCGGGCTTTTGGCCTTGTTCCTTCAGATCGCGCTTGGTCAACCTGCCAACGGCGTAGCCAGTGCCAAGCGTAATGCCCAAGTTGACACCGTTGTTCAACGGTTGGGGCGTGGATTCATGGCCCAGCCAGCCCGAGTCGGAGTATCGGTTGGGATCATCAAGAACGGCCAAACGTACTTCTACAATTTCGGCGAGGTCGAGAAAGGCAGAGACCAGGCCCCAACCCAGCATACGGTCTACGAAATTGCTTCCATCAGCAAAACATTTGCTAGCCTGCTCTTGGCGCAGGCTATTATTGAGCAAAGAGTAAAAGCAACGGATGACATCCGAAAATACCTAGGACCTGCTTATGCCAACCTAGCCTACCAGGGCCAGCCGATTCAGCTGATTCATTTAGCAAACACTACCTCTGCGCTGCCCGATAACCTGCCGGACCTAACTGCCTTTTATAAGCAAGTAAACCCTGATTCGGTAGCTGTTGTGGCGAACCGGAAGTTGAAGAACTATACCCAGCAAAACTTCTACGAAGATCTGCGCCGCGCGAAGCCCGATACAATTCCGGGCCTAGTGCCACGCCACTCCAATGGTCGCGACGCAGCTGCTGGCCTACATTCTGGAAGACGTACATCAGACCCCATATAA
- a CDS encoding TIGR03643 family protein translates to MKNSLPDPNNLSAADVDRIMEMGWEDRTPFEAIEAQFGLPEKGVITLMRKMMKPSSFKMWRERMAGRRTKHVALRAEGMDEFKSNQQRSISLNKISKR, encoded by the coding sequence ATGAAAAATTCACTGCCCGACCCTAATAACTTGTCTGCCGCTGATGTGGACCGCATCATGGAAATGGGGTGGGAAGACCGCACGCCATTCGAGGCCATTGAAGCGCAATTTGGCTTACCCGAAAAAGGCGTTATCACGCTGATGCGCAAGATGATGAAGCCTTCTTCTTTCAAGATGTGGCGCGAGCGGATGGCTGGACGCCGGACCAAACATGTGGCGCTGCGGGCCGAAGGAATGGACGAATTCAAATCGAACCAACAGCGCTCTATATCCTTGAATAAAATCAGCAAGCGGTAA
- a CDS encoding ATP-binding protein, translating into MRQGVGLWIEGTNDAQAMQLLHRTVTLFDQEHRPIPRLLIDLAPLYNRMHQPEARFAYFFRKLAYYRLHGANENAAACYLVLGSSYRHQGDFNHAISSYLHAADLFKAFDRMLYVNELMVAGSAYEEWGNLDKAQEYLSLAMQLENRYKLEGLRRFYTLNALAKLTLRQHRLPQGLHYADLSLLAARRDPLDRFPHTAYGLVQKSAVLVELGRTQEALPLLRRAQSLSDSLALTISGRPGEFMLDQTWAQYYIAIGQYHRAEQHWLLAYQKANEVKFNVLRPKLLRQIIHFYDEQKQLTQVQRYTHAYLALADSMNTVQNAFNIAQYEGERTEQAQNEKIEGLRHAHALQTLRLRQRNFLLAISLGVVTLISGLGVVLYYQLRTNKRTLAQLRQAQNQLVAAEKWAFVGEMSAGIAHELQNPLNFMKRFAEVSTKMLDDMQHPRKSDGHTDELEQEIVAGLKQNLQEISQHGLRASSIIKDMLDHSRSGTNRRQPNDLNALIADQLELAYKGLQAQDAAFHATLTLDLAPDLAPVSLVPQDMGRVLLNLLTNSFHAVQQRGQTAAADYSPTVWITTKQLAQQIEIRIRDNGTGMSEEVKQQAFQAFFTTKPAGVGTGLGLSLSHDIITKGHGGTINIKTEEGHYTEFIITLPA; encoded by the coding sequence TTGCGCCAAGGGGTTGGCCTGTGGATAGAGGGTACTAATGATGCGCAGGCGATGCAGCTGCTGCACCGCACAGTCACCTTATTTGACCAGGAGCACCGGCCAATTCCGCGCTTATTGATCGACTTAGCACCGCTGTATAACCGCATGCATCAGCCGGAGGCCCGCTTCGCGTACTTCTTTCGAAAGTTAGCTTACTACCGATTGCACGGCGCTAATGAGAATGCCGCGGCGTGCTACTTGGTGCTGGGGAGTTCCTATCGCCACCAGGGCGATTTCAACCACGCCATCAGCAGCTATTTGCACGCTGCCGACTTATTCAAAGCGTTTGACCGTATGCTGTACGTCAACGAATTGATGGTGGCAGGCTCGGCGTATGAAGAGTGGGGCAATCTTGATAAAGCGCAAGAATACTTGAGTTTAGCCATGCAGCTGGAAAACCGGTACAAGCTAGAGGGCTTGCGGCGCTTTTATACCCTAAATGCCCTTGCCAAACTCACCCTGCGGCAACACCGCTTACCGCAGGGCTTGCATTACGCCGACTTATCCTTGCTGGCTGCTCGCCGCGATCCGCTAGACCGCTTCCCACACACCGCGTATGGGCTCGTGCAAAAAAGTGCCGTATTGGTGGAGCTAGGTCGCACGCAGGAGGCGCTGCCACTATTGCGGCGGGCGCAATCCTTGTCGGATTCGCTGGCACTTACCATTTCTGGTCGGCCTGGCGAGTTCATGCTGGATCAGACGTGGGCACAGTACTATATTGCTATTGGCCAATACCATCGCGCCGAACAGCACTGGCTTCTGGCCTACCAGAAGGCGAATGAAGTAAAATTTAATGTACTACGTCCCAAGCTGTTAAGGCAAATTATCCACTTCTACGACGAGCAGAAACAGCTTACGCAAGTGCAGCGCTATACCCACGCGTACCTAGCCTTGGCCGATTCGATGAATACGGTACAGAACGCATTCAACATTGCGCAGTACGAAGGTGAGCGAACGGAGCAGGCACAAAATGAAAAAATTGAGGGTCTGCGCCATGCGCATGCGCTGCAAACATTGCGTTTGCGTCAGCGCAACTTTCTACTAGCCATATCCTTGGGCGTAGTAACCTTGATATCTGGCTTGGGAGTAGTGCTCTATTATCAGCTCCGAACGAACAAGCGCACACTGGCGCAATTACGTCAGGCCCAAAACCAACTAGTGGCGGCGGAGAAGTGGGCATTCGTGGGAGAGATGTCGGCGGGCATTGCGCACGAGCTACAGAACCCGCTCAACTTCATGAAGCGCTTCGCCGAAGTCAGCACCAAAATGCTTGACGACATGCAGCATCCGCGGAAGAGTGACGGGCACACGGATGAGTTGGAACAAGAGATTGTGGCCGGGCTGAAGCAGAACCTTCAGGAAATCAGCCAACACGGCCTGCGCGCTTCCTCCATTATCAAGGACATGCTCGACCACTCCCGCTCTGGCACAAACCGCCGTCAACCGAACGACTTGAATGCCCTGATAGCCGATCAGTTAGAGCTAGCTTACAAAGGATTACAAGCCCAGGATGCTGCCTTTCATGCCACCCTCACCCTCGACCTAGCACCCGATCTAGCGCCGGTGAGCTTGGTACCGCAGGACATGGGCCGGGTGCTGCTCAACTTGCTAACCAATTCCTTCCACGCCGTGCAGCAGCGCGGGCAAACGGCAGCAGCAGACTACTCCCCTACGGTTTGGATCACGACCAAGCAGTTGGCGCAGCAGATAGAAATTCGCATCCGCGACAATGGCACTGGGATGAGCGAGGAGGTTAAGCAGCAAGCTTTTCAGGCTTTTTTCACCACCAAACCCGCGGGCGTTGGTACGGGCCTGGGGTTGTCGTTAAGCCACGATATTATCACCAAGGGGCACGGCGGTACCATCAACATAAAAACCGAGGAAGGGCATTATACAGAGTTTATTATAACGCTCCCTGCCTAA
- a CDS encoding ATP-binding protein, giving the protein MSLNPSSEILRPHAEVQYAEELAALIALDDRPKPPNWKLSPWAVVTYLLGGKLDNGFEIEPKYIGQRRLMEIAVATLATDRALLLLGVPGTAKSWVSEHLTAAISGHSNLLIQGTAGTSEDAIRYSWNYARLIAEGPSAGALVPSPLLKGMQEGSLVRVEELTRIPSDVQDTLITVLSEKVLPVPELATEVQATRGFNVIATANDRDKGVNELSSALRRRFNTVVLPLPTSVAEEVQIVHSRVEKTGRALQLPPTTAALEQISRLVTIFRELRSGVTENGKTKLKSPSGTLSTGEAISVLNSGLALAAYFGDGTLQAADLAAGLTGAVIKDPVQDRVVWLEYLETVVKERDGWKDLYRACREVVE; this is encoded by the coding sequence ATGTCGCTCAATCCCTCTTCCGAAATTCTACGCCCGCACGCTGAGGTGCAATACGCTGAAGAACTCGCCGCCCTCATTGCCCTCGACGACCGCCCCAAGCCGCCTAACTGGAAACTCTCGCCTTGGGCGGTGGTGACATACCTGCTCGGCGGTAAGCTAGATAATGGCTTTGAGATTGAGCCCAAGTACATCGGGCAGCGGCGGCTGATGGAAATTGCCGTAGCTACCCTCGCCACCGACCGCGCCCTGCTGCTGCTCGGCGTACCCGGCACGGCGAAAAGCTGGGTATCGGAGCACCTAACGGCGGCCATCAGCGGGCATTCTAACCTACTTATACAGGGCACGGCGGGCACTTCCGAAGATGCCATTCGCTACTCTTGGAACTACGCCCGCCTTATTGCCGAAGGACCTTCGGCCGGGGCGCTGGTGCCCTCGCCCCTGCTCAAAGGCATGCAGGAAGGCAGCTTGGTGCGGGTGGAAGAACTCACGCGCATCCCCTCCGACGTGCAGGATACGCTCATCACGGTGCTCTCTGAGAAGGTGTTGCCCGTGCCCGAGCTAGCTACCGAGGTGCAGGCCACACGCGGCTTCAACGTGATAGCCACCGCCAACGACCGCGACAAAGGCGTGAACGAGTTGAGCAGCGCCCTGCGTCGCCGCTTCAACACGGTCGTGCTGCCCCTGCCCACTTCCGTAGCCGAGGAAGTGCAGATTGTGCACTCGCGAGTGGAGAAAACCGGCCGCGCCCTACAACTGCCGCCCACTACCGCCGCTCTAGAGCAGATCAGCCGCCTCGTGACCATCTTCCGCGAACTGCGCTCGGGCGTGACTGAGAACGGCAAAACTAAGCTCAAAAGCCCCAGCGGCACGCTCAGCACCGGCGAGGCTATTTCGGTGCTCAACAGCGGCCTAGCCCTAGCCGCCTACTTCGGCGACGGCACCCTGCAAGCCGCCGACCTAGCCGCCGGCCTCACCGGCGCCGTCATCAAAGACCCCGTGCAAGACCGCGTAGTGTGGCTAGAATATCTCGAAACCGTGGTGAAGGAGCGGGATGGGTGGAAAGATTTGTATCGGGCGTGCCGGGAAGTGGTGGAGTAA
- a CDS encoding DUF5691 domain-containing protein has product MNPHTDWQQLLRVTLLGTRQSGEGVPSLAELPTPASREEQVLLAAGSLALVRKAGFKAPVAAPSETQLAPAETAPTLGLKGQDALRQLLMERYPALLSDYLVSVAQVGRRVPHQQLVSLLNYVRTRSELHAPAAAVLGERGSWLVRLNSEWQHVLAASEVPDSATWETGTLSQRQTYLQTIRQQDPAQARELLAVALPLEPVKTQAALLSTLIPVPTLHADDAPLLEHYLASKSKEVRQTVTPLLARTPGNTLVERLWQYALPCLELKKPLLGRKKLDVTLPAAWSPAWQADGIEQKDNRFTGEKAAWLGQFLALIPPERWTAHWDISPADLLALAATSEWASLLLPAWKYALLLHRSAAWALAYLGLQLTHDNVPPLTSFQAIATASHTEVTRLLLAHLPRHPRFTQPEARWETLLVDLPGPWPEALTHKALEIIENTLTVSNSSQQYLLIYRLTQLLRHMQLTVPPTEYAHCAKALRNLGHVDSSINTATEQFLSALYFRQQLHETLTELPAPDG; this is encoded by the coding sequence ATGAACCCGCACACCGACTGGCAACAATTGCTGCGCGTGACCCTGCTTGGCACCCGCCAAAGCGGCGAAGGAGTACCTAGCTTGGCAGAGTTGCCCACGCCAGCATCCCGCGAGGAGCAAGTTTTGTTAGCAGCAGGCTCCTTGGCCCTGGTGCGCAAAGCGGGCTTCAAAGCGCCCGTAGCCGCCCCTTCCGAAACGCAGCTGGCGCCAGCTGAAACCGCGCCGACCTTAGGTTTGAAAGGCCAGGATGCGTTGCGTCAACTATTGATGGAACGCTACCCTGCGTTGCTGTCCGATTATTTGGTCAGCGTAGCGCAAGTTGGGCGCCGGGTACCACACCAGCAGTTGGTATCCCTGCTCAACTATGTACGTACCCGCTCTGAGCTGCACGCGCCGGCCGCGGCAGTGCTCGGGGAGCGGGGCTCGTGGCTGGTGCGGCTCAATTCGGAGTGGCAGCACGTGCTAGCCGCTTCAGAGGTGCCCGACTCAGCAACGTGGGAAACCGGCACGCTCAGCCAACGACAGACCTATTTACAAACCATACGACAGCAAGACCCCGCGCAGGCCCGGGAGCTATTAGCCGTTGCTTTGCCCCTGGAGCCCGTCAAAACGCAAGCCGCACTCCTATCGACGCTCATTCCGGTTCCTACCCTACACGCCGACGATGCTCCGCTGCTAGAGCACTATTTGGCCTCAAAAAGCAAGGAAGTTCGCCAAACGGTAACGCCCTTGCTGGCACGCACGCCTGGCAATACCTTAGTAGAACGTTTGTGGCAATACGCCCTGCCTTGTCTAGAGCTAAAAAAGCCGCTACTGGGCCGCAAAAAGCTGGATGTCACCTTGCCCGCTGCGTGGTCGCCGGCATGGCAAGCGGATGGTATTGAGCAGAAAGACAACCGCTTCACTGGCGAAAAGGCGGCGTGGCTAGGTCAGTTCCTAGCCCTGATTCCGCCCGAGCGGTGGACTGCCCACTGGGACATCTCCCCTGCCGATCTGCTGGCGCTAGCGGCTACTAGCGAGTGGGCTTCGTTGCTGCTACCAGCTTGGAAGTATGCTCTGCTGCTGCACCGCTCCGCCGCTTGGGCCCTCGCCTACCTAGGTTTGCAGCTCACCCACGACAACGTGCCGCCGCTCACGTCTTTCCAAGCCATAGCAACAGCTAGCCACACAGAGGTCACGCGGCTACTTTTGGCGCACCTGCCACGGCACCCGCGCTTCACCCAGCCCGAAGCGCGCTGGGAAACGCTGCTGGTAGACTTGCCCGGCCCATGGCCGGAAGCTCTCACGCACAAGGCTTTGGAAATCATCGAAAACACGCTGACCGTCTCCAACAGCTCGCAGCAGTACCTCCTCATCTACCGGCTCACACAGCTTCTGCGCCACATGCAGCTAACGGTGCCGCCCACCGAGTACGCCCACTGCGCCAAGGCTTTGCGCAACCTAGGCCACGTAGATTCTTCCATCAACACTGCTACCGAGCAGTTTTTAAGTGCGCTTTACTTTCGCCAACAGCTCCACGAAACCCTCACCGAACTACCCGCCCCCGACGGCTGA
- a CDS encoding DUF5682 family protein, which yields MTTDLHLCGIRHHGPGSTASLLKALDDYQPDIVLLECPADGEKALALAANPNLQPPVALLVYNPKQHAQATFLPFAHFSPEWQAVQWCAQHDAHLRCFDLPMALRFALPDTVEQVPSAAPRELLRREDKTPSAAEAPEADETAVEPSFSSENLAQETETELRHDPIAHLARLDGYSDGERWWEARIEHSTGHADTFEVVLSMMTALREELAQPESEETLLREAYMRETLRNTLKQGYQRVAVVCGAWHAPVLRAEELPRYAKDDKARLKGLKKVPTEATWVPWTYERLAFQSGYGAGVLSPAWYELLFAEPRDRIVTHWMVRAAHLLRAQQIDASSAHAIEGVRLAEALAAVRGLALPGIAELEEAAVSIFGGGYAEALHLVHQQLVIGEKLGEVPEELPASPLQQDLAQQQKALRLKPEAASKTLALDLRKDLDLGRSHLLHRLQLLGIRWGQPQRVQGKSGTFHEVWELQWRPEMVLGVLEASRWGNTILAAASGAAAHRAQEATDLGQISQLLEEALRADLGPALPALVARLETLSAGTRDVVHLLTALPPLVNVLRYGNVRRTESAQVAEVVHHLVPRLCISLPLACTGLDADAARQLLERIEAVHQSIRLLPDEAQHAGWYAALRTIAQQPSSSGLLAGAATRLLFDAQQIAPDDTATLLGLALAPAQPTEYATAWIEGFLRGSGLLLIHNGVLFELLDDWLTSLDEPVFQEIVPLLRRSFADFSQPERQQVLALAVDGPMAQQKQETDIDLARGLRVLPVLRELLGMT from the coding sequence ATGACCACCGACCTCCACCTCTGCGGCATCCGCCACCACGGGCCTGGCAGCACCGCCAGCCTCCTGAAAGCACTGGACGATTACCAACCCGACATCGTGCTGCTCGAATGCCCAGCTGACGGCGAGAAGGCGCTAGCTCTAGCGGCCAATCCCAATTTGCAGCCGCCTGTCGCCCTGCTAGTCTACAATCCCAAGCAGCATGCGCAGGCCACCTTTCTACCCTTCGCCCACTTCTCGCCCGAGTGGCAGGCGGTGCAGTGGTGCGCGCAGCACGACGCCCACTTGCGCTGCTTCGATCTGCCAATGGCCTTACGCTTCGCGCTACCCGATACCGTGGAGCAGGTGCCTAGCGCGGCCCCTCGTGAGCTTCTGCGACGAGAAGACAAAACGCCCAGCGCGGCCGAAGCACCGGAAGCAGACGAGACAGCAGTGGAACCTAGCTTTTCTTCTGAAAACCTAGCGCAAGAAACAGAAACCGAACTCCGGCACGACCCTATCGCCCACCTCGCCCGCCTCGACGGCTACTCCGACGGGGAACGGTGGTGGGAAGCCCGCATCGAGCACAGCACCGGCCACGCCGACACCTTCGAAGTCGTGCTATCGATGATGACGGCGTTACGCGAGGAGCTAGCTCAACCCGAATCAGAGGAGACCTTGCTGCGTGAGGCCTACATGCGCGAGACGTTGCGTAACACCCTCAAACAAGGCTACCAGCGCGTGGCGGTGGTGTGTGGGGCCTGGCACGCGCCGGTGCTGCGTGCCGAAGAGTTGCCGCGCTACGCCAAAGACGACAAAGCCCGCCTCAAAGGCCTGAAGAAAGTGCCCACCGAAGCCACCTGGGTACCCTGGACCTACGAGCGGTTAGCTTTTCAGTCGGGCTACGGCGCGGGCGTGCTCTCGCCGGCTTGGTACGAGCTACTGTTTGCCGAGCCCCGCGACCGGATCGTGACGCACTGGATGGTGCGCGCTGCCCACCTGTTGCGGGCGCAGCAGATCGACGCTTCGTCGGCGCACGCTATTGAAGGCGTGCGGCTGGCGGAGGCGCTGGCGGCCGTGCGCGGGCTAGCCTTGCCGGGCATTGCAGAGTTGGAAGAAGCGGCGGTGTCCATCTTCGGGGGCGGCTACGCGGAGGCGCTGCACTTGGTACACCAGCAGCTCGTCATTGGTGAGAAGCTAGGGGAAGTGCCCGAGGAACTACCTGCCTCGCCCTTGCAGCAAGACCTAGCGCAGCAGCAAAAAGCCTTGCGTCTCAAGCCCGAAGCTGCCAGCAAAACGCTTGCACTCGACCTGCGCAAAGACCTCGACCTAGGTCGGAGCCACTTGCTGCACCGTTTGCAGCTGCTCGGCATTCGGTGGGGTCAGCCGCAGCGAGTGCAAGGCAAGAGCGGCACCTTCCACGAGGTATGGGAGCTGCAATGGCGTCCTGAAATGGTGCTCGGTGTGCTAGAAGCTAGCCGTTGGGGCAACACCATTTTGGCCGCTGCCAGTGGAGCCGCCGCTCACCGCGCCCAAGAAGCTACCGACCTAGGCCAGATTAGTCAGCTGCTGGAAGAAGCCCTGCGCGCCGACCTAGGTCCGGCCCTACCCGCGCTGGTGGCCCGCCTCGAAACGCTGAGCGCCGGCACGCGCGACGTGGTGCACTTACTCACGGCCTTGCCGCCGCTGGTGAACGTACTGCGTTACGGCAACGTGCGTCGCACTGAAAGCGCCCAAGTGGCAGAAGTAGTTCACCACTTGGTTCCGCGCCTATGCATTTCGCTGCCTCTGGCATGCACGGGCCTGGATGCGGATGCTGCCCGGCAGTTGCTGGAACGCATTGAAGCCGTGCACCAGTCCATCCGCCTGCTGCCCGATGAAGCCCAACACGCTGGTTGGTATGCCGCCCTGCGTACCATTGCGCAACAACCTAGCAGCAGTGGCCTGCTTGCTGGCGCTGCTACCCGGCTACTATTCGATGCCCAGCAGATAGCTCCCGACGACACAGCCACGCTGCTTGGCCTAGCCCTCGCGCCTGCTCAGCCCACCGAATATGCCACCGCCTGGATCGAAGGCTTCTTGCGTGGGAGCGGCCTGCTGCTCATCCACAACGGCGTGCTGTTCGAGTTGCTCGACGATTGGCTGACGAGCCTGGACGAGCCTGTGTTTCAGGAAATCGTGCCGCTGCTGCGCCGCTCCTTCGCCGATTTTAGCCAGCCCGAACGGCAGCAGGTATTAGCGCTGGCGGTAGATGGACCGATGGCGCAGCAAAAGCAGGAAACGGACATTGACTTGGCGCGTGGGCTGCGCGTGCTGCCAGTACTACGAGAGCTGTTAGGCATGACGTAG